In Pseudomonas sp. HR96, the DNA window ACGGTGAAGATTTCTACCGGCTTCTATGACAACCCGACGCGCGGCTTGCCCAGCAACGACGGGCTGATGCTGGTGCTCTCGGCGTTGACCGGCCAGCCGCTGGCGCTGCTCCAGGACGAGGGCTGGCTGACCGGCCTGCGCACCGCCCTGGCTGGCCAGATCGTCGCCCGGGCCCTGGCGCCGGCGCAGGTGGAGGCCATCGGCATCTTCGGCACCGGCAGCCAGGCGCGGCTGCAGCTCGAACACCTGCTGCCGGTCACCGACTGCCGCCACGTGCTGGTCTGGGGCCGGCACGACGAGGCTCTGCACCGTTACCGCGAATTCGCCGAAGGGCTGGGCCTGCGCGTCACCACCACCCGGCATGCCGAAGAAGTCGCGCGCCAGGCCAACCTGATCGTCACCACCACGCCATCGCGCGAGGCGCTGCTGCAGCGCCAGTGGCTTCGGCCGGGCAGCCATATCACCGCAGTGGGTGCCGACAGCCCGGGCAAGCAGGAGCTGGATGCGCAGCTGGTGGCGGCGGCCGAGGTCATCGTTGTCGACTCCATCGCCCAGTGCAGCCTGTACGGCGAGGTGTCCCACGCCCTCAAGGCCGGGCTGATCGAGCGCTCGCGCCTGCTGGAGCTCGGCCAGTTGCTGGCCGGCGAAGGCCAGGGCCGCCGCGACGACCGGCAGATCACCCTGGCCGACCTGACCGGGGTGGCGGTGCAGGATGCGCAGATCGCCCGCTATGCCGTGCAGGCCTGCAGCCGCGTCTGACGGCGGCGCAGGTTATTGAAGGTCGGTGCGGGCGTTGCGGCGGCTTTGCACCACCACGAAGATCACCACCGCCGCCGCCACCACCGTGGCCACGGCAATCCCGCAAAAGGCCTTGAGGCTGGGAGGCATCTGGTCGATCCAGGGAAACCACTGTGACAACTGCTGCATACTGCCCTCCAGAGGGGTCGATCAAAATAGCCGGATATCATACGCCAACCGCTTTCGCAGAGGGGGCTGTCGCTCGTCGGACGCTCTATCTCGAAGGTTTAACCCAACAAAGCCACGACACCGTAACAATTCAGTAGTATTTTCGTCTGATTCTTCGGCGGGACTGAATCGGTAGTGATCCCCCAATCCTCATCGCTTGATTGGCTGCGGCG includes these proteins:
- a CDS encoding ornithine cyclodeaminase family protein; protein product: MKLFDLPCIAAAVDPAEAAEQIRLGFIAYSQGRVKVPPVQNFVFAPANGDCCVKSAWVEGSDSFTVKISTGFYDNPTRGLPSNDGLMLVLSALTGQPLALLQDEGWLTGLRTALAGQIVARALAPAQVEAIGIFGTGSQARLQLEHLLPVTDCRHVLVWGRHDEALHRYREFAEGLGLRVTTTRHAEEVARQANLIVTTTPSREALLQRQWLRPGSHITAVGADSPGKQELDAQLVAAAEVIVVDSIAQCSLYGEVSHALKAGLIERSRLLELGQLLAGEGQGRRDDRQITLADLTGVAVQDAQIARYAVQACSRV